A single region of the Streptomyces sp. NBC_01262 genome encodes:
- a CDS encoding DUF6716 putative glycosyltransferase, with amino-acid sequence MTSTSKQRIVVLTDSDTRWKWGASVARQIAPDHALDAYFLRARSTPTERQLAEVGIQPDSQREVIAAELVDDEELAAADILVFATAGGTTLALAHSLGQSWKGRRHRPVTVTGYVGVVYEKMVDGLLTRAGIDVVIANSAFDADRFRTVFEGVGIEPATVVEAALPFLEGAPYDPPATYSADRPFTLCFAVQPSVPKDRASRIRLLERAAAHARRHPERLLLFKLRSLPGEHTTHVEAHPYQVLIEDLSEPAPPNLQLVYGNMGEVLDHTDLLVTVSSTAALESLHRGIPTAILTDFGVREAHGNHYFVNSGCLASWEDLDNGVVPTPDPQWLAAQGVGKSDAYAAVRARIAVLRDMGPLPTLQTLHTPQRSSFYLPELLARHGLDEKGRPLPVPLGDGRGRSGLISRPLRRVVRRGAKGLYRVGHQRVAPMIRRWGQI; translated from the coding sequence GTGACATCAACCTCGAAGCAGCGCATCGTCGTGCTGACTGATTCGGACACCCGCTGGAAGTGGGGAGCGTCCGTCGCACGGCAGATCGCCCCTGATCACGCGCTCGACGCGTACTTCCTGCGCGCTCGTTCGACGCCCACTGAGCGCCAGCTGGCCGAGGTCGGCATCCAGCCCGACAGCCAACGCGAGGTGATCGCGGCCGAGCTGGTGGACGACGAGGAGCTGGCCGCGGCGGACATCCTGGTCTTCGCCACGGCCGGGGGCACCACGCTGGCGCTGGCGCACAGCCTGGGGCAGAGCTGGAAGGGCCGTCGGCACAGACCGGTGACGGTCACCGGATATGTCGGGGTCGTGTACGAGAAGATGGTGGACGGCCTGCTCACCCGGGCCGGCATCGACGTCGTGATCGCCAACAGCGCGTTCGACGCGGACCGATTCCGTACCGTCTTCGAGGGCGTCGGCATCGAGCCGGCGACCGTTGTCGAGGCCGCGCTCCCCTTTCTTGAGGGCGCGCCGTACGACCCGCCCGCGACGTACAGCGCCGACCGGCCCTTCACGCTCTGCTTCGCCGTCCAGCCCTCCGTGCCCAAGGACCGGGCCTCCCGGATCCGGCTGCTGGAACGCGCCGCGGCGCACGCCCGCCGGCACCCGGAGCGGCTGCTGCTGTTCAAGCTGCGCAGCCTGCCGGGCGAGCACACCACGCATGTCGAGGCGCACCCCTACCAGGTCCTCATCGAGGATCTGTCCGAGCCGGCGCCGCCCAACCTGCAGTTGGTGTACGGCAACATGGGCGAGGTCCTGGACCACACCGACCTGCTGGTCACGGTCAGTTCCACGGCCGCCCTGGAGTCCCTGCACCGCGGCATCCCGACGGCGATACTCACCGACTTCGGCGTACGCGAGGCCCACGGCAACCACTACTTCGTCAACTCCGGCTGCCTCGCCTCCTGGGAGGACCTCGACAACGGGGTCGTGCCCACCCCTGACCCGCAGTGGCTGGCGGCCCAGGGCGTCGGCAAGAGCGACGCGTACGCCGCCGTCCGGGCGCGCATCGCCGTACTGCGCGACATGGGCCCGCTGCCCACCCTGCAGACCTTGCACACCCCGCAGCGCAGCTCCTTCTACCTGCCCGAGCTCCTCGCCCGGCACGGCCTGGACGAGAAGGGCCGCCCGCTGCCCGTCCCGCTCGGCGACGGCAGGGGCCGGAGCGGGCTCATCAGCCGTCCGCTGCGCCGGGTGGTGCGCCGCGGCGCCAAGGGTCTCTACCGCGTGGGCCATCAGCGTGTCGCCCCCATGATCCGCCGCTGGGGGCAGATATGA
- a CDS encoding IS256 family transposase, whose protein sequence is MGIKDEHPRKNANIVRTGAELARAAQLDRDLAEQLIERARREGVNLVGEGGLLSGLVKLVLEGALEAEMTEHLGYEKGDAAGAGSGNSRNGTSRKTVLTDVGPVELDIPRDRAGSFTPAVVPKHSRRVQGFDAAILSLYAKGLTTGEIQAHLAEIYDVDVSRDLISRATDKVSEELDAWRNRPLDSLYAVVMIDAIVVKIRDGAVANRPVYVAVGINLDGERDVLGMWVGTGGEGAKTWMTWLAELKNRGVQDVLIACCDGLKGLPESIGNIWPMADIQLCVVHMVRASLKYASTKHWAQIAKELRTVYTAPTADAAEARFAEFEDVWGAKYPALVAVWRRSWEHFVMFLRFPPEIRKIVYTTNMIESLNSRFRQATRRRGHFPDENSALKVLYLVIRDRQPNRPNATGRTRNWKQAINTLAGYYGDRVTDHQ, encoded by the coding sequence ATGGGGATCAAGGATGAGCACCCCCGCAAGAACGCGAACATCGTACGAACGGGAGCGGAGTTGGCGAGAGCAGCCCAGCTGGACCGGGACCTGGCCGAGCAATTGATCGAGCGGGCCCGCCGCGAGGGGGTGAACCTCGTCGGCGAGGGCGGGCTGCTGTCCGGGCTGGTGAAACTGGTCCTGGAAGGTGCGCTGGAGGCCGAGATGACCGAGCATCTCGGCTACGAGAAGGGCGATGCGGCCGGCGCCGGATCGGGCAACTCCCGTAACGGAACGTCCCGCAAGACGGTGCTGACCGACGTGGGGCCGGTCGAGCTGGACATTCCCCGGGACCGGGCCGGGTCCTTCACTCCGGCCGTGGTGCCCAAGCACTCCCGGCGGGTGCAGGGCTTCGACGCCGCGATCCTGTCGCTGTATGCCAAGGGCCTGACCACCGGCGAGATCCAGGCCCACCTGGCGGAGATCTACGACGTGGACGTCTCCCGCGACCTGATCTCCCGCGCCACCGACAAGGTCAGCGAGGAACTGGACGCCTGGCGCAACCGCCCGCTGGACAGCCTCTACGCGGTCGTCATGATCGACGCCATCGTGGTGAAGATCCGCGACGGCGCGGTGGCGAACCGGCCGGTCTACGTCGCGGTCGGGATCAACCTCGACGGCGAGCGGGACGTGCTGGGGATGTGGGTCGGCACCGGCGGCGAGGGTGCCAAAACCTGGATGACCTGGCTCGCGGAGCTGAAGAACCGCGGCGTCCAGGACGTCCTGATCGCCTGCTGCGACGGCCTGAAGGGCCTGCCGGAGTCCATCGGCAACATCTGGCCCATGGCCGACATCCAGCTCTGCGTGGTCCACATGGTCCGCGCCAGCCTGAAATACGCCTCCACCAAGCACTGGGCCCAGATCGCCAAGGAGTTGCGCACCGTCTACACCGCCCCGACCGCCGACGCCGCCGAAGCCCGCTTCGCGGAGTTCGAGGACGTCTGGGGTGCCAAATACCCAGCCCTGGTCGCCGTCTGGCGCCGCAGCTGGGAACACTTCGTGATGTTCCTGCGCTTCCCGCCCGAGATCAGAAAGATCGTCTACACGACCAACATGATCGAGTCGCTGAACTCCCGGTTCCGCCAGGCCACCCGCCGGCGCGGCCACTTCCCCGACGAGAACTCGGCCCTGAAGGTGCTCTACCTGGTCATCCGCGACCGGCAGCCCAACCGGCCCAACGCCACCGGCAGAACCCGCAACTGGAAGCAAGCCATCAACACCCTCGCCGGCTACTACGGCGACCGCGTCACCGACCACCAGTAA